TGCAGGCACAGGACACGTACATGCCCTACAACCCGCAAACCTATCACCTGATAGACCGCTACCACATAAAGTATGGCGACCAGGTACCGGGAATGCATACGGCGGTGCGCCCCTATGGCCGCGCTGATGTGGCGGAGTTGGCCGAGGTGAGTGCCCGCAACGCCCAAACCCGTGTTGACGCCTTCAACACAGAGTACCTGCTGAACGACAACTGGAACTACACCAACGCCGAGAATAATGACAGCCGCAGACCGATCCTGAACTACTTCTATCGCAACAAAACAGACCTGTACCATGTGGAGACGGAGGATTTCACACTTCGGGTAAACCCGGTAATTCACTTTGAAGTGGGGCTGGATAATAACACCGACGGCGTGCGATACATTAACACGCGCGGCGTGCAGCTGGAAGGTACGATTGACAAGCGCTTTGGCTTTTATGCCTTTGTGGGCGAGAACCAGGCGCGCTTTCCGCTTTACGTGAACAACCGCATCCGCCGCGATGGCGTGGTGCCGCACGAAACGCTATGGAAAAACTTTAAGGAAGGCGGCTACGACTTTATCACGGCCCGTGGCTACCTGAACTACGCTTTAAGCAAGCACGTGGAAATACAGCTGGGCCACGACCGCCACGTGATCGGCGACGGCTACCGCTCGCTGGTATACTCTGACTATGCGCCGCCCGCCTTCTTCCTGAAGCTGAACACCAAAGTATGGAAGCTGCACTACATGAACCTGTTCCAGGAGCTGATCGCCACAGCCGACCGCAACGACGAACTGCTTCCGAAGAAATACATGGCCCTGCACCGGTTGGGTGTAAACGTGACGGATAACTTTAACTTCGGCTTATTTGAGCAGGTGGTGTTCGCCCGCGGCGAGGGCAAGTTTGAGCTGCAGTACCTTAACCCCATCATCTTTTACAGAAGTATAGAGCAGGGCCTCGGCAGCTCAGACAATGCCATGCTGGGTGCTGATTTTCGCTGGAACATCGCCAACCGTTTGCAGCTGTACGGCCAGTTGCAGCTCGATGAGTTTGTGCTGAATGAGGTAAAGGCTGGCAACGGCTGGTGGGCGAACAAGCAGGCCGGCCAGATCGGCGCGAAGTACATCGATGTCTTCGGCCTGAGCAACCTGGATGTGCAGGGAGAGATGAACATCATCCGCCCCTATACTTACCAGCACCGCTCGGAGTTCACCAATTACCAGCACTACCGCCAGCCGCTCGCGCACCCAACCGGGGCTAACCTGCTGGAGTTTGTGGGTGTGGTATACTACCAGCCAATTCCGCGCCTGATGCTAACGGGCAAGGCCATTGCCACCCGCTACGGACAGGACAGAATGAGCGAGACAGACTCTCTGAACTACGGTGGCAACGTGCTCCGGCCTTATTTCAACCGACCCGGCACATACGGCAACGAGATCGGGCAAGGTGTTGAAACAAACCAGCTGCACCTCGACCTGACAGCTACTTTCCAGGTGCGCCACAACGTGTTCCTAGACCTGAAGCAGATCATCCGCCGCACCGACGCTATCGAAAGCGCCTTTGATCTGAACACCACCTTTACCTCCTTCGCCTTCCGCTGGAACATTCCGCAGAGGCTGCATGAGTTTTAAAGGTTTCGGGTGAAGGAAAACCACTTACTTGTGTAAACCCACCCCTAACCCCTCCAGGGAGGGGACTTCTCTTCAAAGTGCCGTTTACACATACTTTATTTTATTCTTCTCGTGCTGAAGATTCCCCTCCTCGGAGGGGCAGGGGTGGGTTAATCGAAACAAGACATACTTCGCAAAACAGGCAGAGGCGCTACTGGTAGCGCCTCTGCCTGTTTCCAGGCTGCCATGTGTCAATTCTGTCGCACAATTCAGTTTCTCGGTTGTATTTAAGTATCTTTGCAGCAGCACACAGGCAATGGCTTGTGCTGTTGTTTTAAAACCATTTAAACGAATTGCGGGCAGCACCTGTGGCTGCTCCTTACGTTGCTGATCTGCGGCAAAGGCTCCTGCCGGCAAAGCAATCGGCAGCATTCTACACATGAAGACCTACCTTCGCATACTGCAGTTTGCCAAACCCTATAGCCGGTTTGTGCCGCTCTACACACTTTATACTATACTGGGCATCATCTTCGGCCTGTTTAACTTCACCCTGCTTGTTCCGTTGCTGGATGTGCTTTTCGGGGAAGTTGGCCAGCAGGAGGCGGTGGCCATGGCCACTGGAAAGCCCGAGTTTGCCCTCAACATTGAGTTCTTCAAGGAGTTCTTCAACTACTATTTTGGGCAGGTTATACTGGAGGAGGGCCGCGGAGGAGCACTTCTTTTTGTCTGCATCATGATTATCGTATCAGTATTTTTGGCGAACGTGTTCCGCTACCTGGCCTTCCGGATTGTGGGGGAACTGCGGGCGCACGTGGTACGCAACATGCGCCAGACGGTGTACGAGCGCATTACGCAGCTGCACCTCGGCTACTTCGGCAACGAACGCAAAGGCGACCTGATGACGCGCCTGACCGTGGATATACAGGAAGTGGAAAGCTCGGTGGTGAACACACTGACGGTGGTGGTGCGGGAGCCTATTTCCATCATTGCTTTTTTCGTGCTGCTCTTCAGCATGTCGGCAGAGCTCACACTGTTCTCCCTCATCCTGCTGCCGATATCTGGTGGAATTATTGCGGGCATCTCCAAGCGCCTGAAGCGCAAAGCCCAGCAAGGCCAGGACTCGCTTAGCTTTATACTGACTATCATCGACGAGACGCTGAGCGGCATGCGCGTGATCAAAGCCTTCAATGCGGAGCCGTTTATACTGGATAAGTTTTACGACCAGAACAACCGCTACGCCCGTATTCAGCGCTCTATTGCCCACAAACGTGACCTCGCTTCTCCCCTGTCTGAATTCCTGGGCGTGTCGGTGGTGGCGGGGCTGCTGCTGTATGGTGGCACGCTCGTGTTGAACCAGGAGTCTGAGCTATCAGCCAGTGAGTTCATCACCTATATCGTGCTGTTCTCCCAGGTGCTGGTGCCGGCGAAAGCCATGTCTTCGGCCTTCAGCAACATCCAGCGCGGCCTGGTTTCCGGCGACCGGGTGCTGCAGGTAATTGATACGGTGCCGCAGGTGGTGGACAAGCCGAATGCCATGGTGCTGCCTGCCTTTGAAGATAAAATTGAGCTGCGGGACGTGGGATTTGCTTATGGCGACAAGCCGGTGCTCCAGCACATCAGCGTGACCATCCCGAAAGGAAAGACGGTTGCATTGGTAGGGCCATCCGGCGGCGGAAAGTCTACCCTGGCTGATTTGCTGCCGCGCTTCTACGACCCGACAGAAGGCGCCATACTTATCGACGGGCACGATATCCGGGACTATACCACGCAGTCGGTGCGGGCGCAGATGGGCGTGGTCACGCAGGAGTCTATCCTCTTCAACGATACGATCTACAACAACATCGCCTTCAATAAAACCGACGCCACCGAGGAAGAGGTGATCGCAGCGGCTAAAATCGCCAATGCCCATGAGTTTATCATCCAAACTGAAAACGGCTACCAAAGTATGATTGGCGACCGGGGCGGTAAACTGTCAGGAGGGCAGCGGCAGCGTATCAGCATTGCCCGCGCCATACTTCAGAACCCGCCCATACTTATACTCGATGAGGCTACCTCGGCGCTGGATACGGAATCGGAGAAACTGGTGCAGGAGGCGCTTACCAACCTCATGAAGAACCGCACCTCAGTGGTGATTGCGCACCGCCTAAGCACCATACAGCACGCCGACCATATCCTGGTGCTGCAGCAGGGGCAGATTGTGGAGCGTGGCACGCACGAGGAGCTGCAGGAGCAGGGAGGATTGTATGCCAGATTAACGCAAATGCAGCTGACGGTGTAGCGGAAGAATACGGCTGTGGTCCTACAGCAGGGATGCTGGCTGCGGGTGAGGCAGGATGTACTTCGGTATAATCATATTATTTTACTATATTTAGCCGAACCTATTTTTGCACCTAACCCAATGCAAATGAAACTACTTAAAGGCCTGCTGGATCTTATAGCGTTCGGCTACATCATTTTTACCCTACTGCTCCTGGCTGGTGTCGTGGATGCGAACACGGTTCTGAATAACGATGTAGAGGACCGGGTGCTCACACTTTATAAGATTATAGCGGCTGCGGCAGGCGTGATTCTGCTGGCCCGAACACTGGTGAGCAACCTGTACATTGCAGATCTGAAGCACGACAGGCATCGTGCGGAACTAAAGATAAACGAACTAAAAGCAAGCCTCTACGAGAAAAGACAGGCCTTCCGGAGCAACAGCTACCAGGAAGCCGCAGCAGAGGCAGAAAATTCGAATTAACTACTACATGAACGCTACTACCATACTGGCAGAACTCAGGCAGGCACAGGAAGTGCTCGCTGCTTTTCTGGCTGATGACAAAAACATTACGGCCATTGAACAGGCGGCTACTGCCATGGCCGATGCTGTGCAGAACGGCGGCAAAATTTTGAGCTGCGGCAACGGCGGCTCTATGTGCGATGCCATGCACTTTGCCGAGGAACTGACCGGCCGCTACCGCAACGAGCGCAAAGCCATCCCGGCCATCTCCATCTCCGACTCAAGCCACATCAGCTGCGTGGGCAACGACTACGGCTACGAGTCTATCTTCTCCCGCTACGTAGAGGCACTCGGCAATTCAGGCGATGTGCTGCTTGCTATCAGCACGAGCGGCAATTCCGGCAACGTGATCAAAGCGGCAGAGGCGGCCAGGGCAAAAGGCGTGAAGGTAGTGGGATTAACAGGCAAAGACGGCGGCAAACTGGCTCCCCTCTGCGATGTGGAAATCCGTGTGCCCCACATGGGCTATGCCGACCGCGTGCAGGAAATACACATCAAGGTCATCCATATCATGATTTTGCTGATAGAGCAGCAACTGGCCTAACACAAATGCCAAAGCAAAAGCGGCCGCACAGATGATGTGCGGCCGCTTTTGCTTACAGTATCTATTAAAAAGGTACAGATACGTATGGGCTGTAGTAGATCTACCGTAAACCTGATATGAAACTGGCGCCATACTTTATACTACCAGTCATACTTTGCTTGACCTCCTGTCAGGATCAGGCAAGCAGCAACCAGGCAGCAACTGATACAACTGCAGCCGTACAAACGCCGGAGCCACAATCCCTTGATTCAACTTACCTGATCATCCCTGGTGAGGGTATCGGCAAAGTTAACGTCGGGATGCCGGGCGAGGAGTTAACAGCTGCACTCGGAGACCCTGACAGCACCGATGCTGCCATGGGCAAAGCGTTGCTCTACTGGCTTAGCGAAGATACCGCACAGCCGCGGCACTTCCTTGCCATCTACACCGAATCGGATTTTGGCAGTGATCACCCACAACCTATCGTGAAGCAGCTGCAGGTAACTTCCCCGCAGTTCAAGACACCCGACAATATCAGCACGGGTACATCACTTTCTGAGATCAGAGAGCATTATCCTCACTTGGAACCGTTGGCTTACTATCAGAACGGAGCGCAGCAACAGGTGTACATTTTTGATGCTCAGCCGGAAGGTATCGCTTTTGAGGTGACGCTGCCCGACAGTATACTTACCGCCATCACGGTGCATGAAAAGGGCAAAGACGTATCAGGCAACTACCTGCCGCTGCACCCCGGCATGACCCTGCTGAAACAGCCGTAGAAAAGCTTCTTTGTGCGATCACGCCTGTTGGTGTGCCACAGGTATGACCTTAAAAGAAAGATCAATTAATTATTAAGTTAGTACCAATCAGAACTTTGTCGCGCTGGGTAGTGTTGCGGCACAGAACTACAGCACATCAACAGAGAACAGGATGCTCATCAAAACCTACGGCAGCGCCGTGCAGGGTGTAAACGCCTACACCATAACAGTAGAAGTTAGTGTTACTGCCGGTACAAAATATTTTCTTGTTGGCCTGCCCGATAACGCAGTAAAGGAAAGCGAGCAGCGCATAGAGGCGGCGCTGAAGCACTACGGCTACAAAATTCCGCGTCAGAAAATCGTCATCAACATGGCTCCCGCCGATATCCGCAAGGAAGGCGCCGCCTACGACCTGACGTTGGCCATGGGTATCTTGGCTGCTTCTGCACAGATCGCCGACGATAAAGTGTCGCAGTACATGATCATGGGAGAGCTATCGCTGGATGGTTCGCTGCGCCCTATTAAAGGGGTTTTACCCATTGCCATTCAAGCCCGCAAAGAAGGCTTTAAAGGATTTATACTTCCAGCCCAGAATGCGCAGGAGGCGGCCATCGTGAATAACCTGGAGGTGATCGGGGTGAGCAACATTCTGGAGGCCATCGAGTTTCTGGACGGTGTCCGCGATATTCCGCCTGTGCTGGTCGATACCCGCGACATATTCAACAGCACCGTAGACCAGTATGCCGCCGATTTTGCCGATGTGCAGGGGCAGGAAAATATCAAACGCGGATTGGAAATTGCCGCCGCCGGTGGCCACAACCTGATTATGATCGGCCCGCCGGGTGCCGGTAAAACGATGCTGGCCAAGCGCCTGCCGTCCATACTTCCCCCGCTTTCGATGCACGAGGCACTTGAAACCACCAAGATACACTCGGTGGCAGGCAAACTCGGAGAGGCATCTTCGCTACTGACCACGCGCCCATACCGCTCGCCGCACCATACGATTTCGGATGTAGCTTTGGTGGGCGGGGGCAGCAACCCGCAGCCCGGTGAAATTTCGCTTTCCCATAATGGAGTTTTATTTCTGGATGAGTTGCCGGAGTTTAAGCGCACCGTGCTGGAGGTGATGCGACAGCCGCTGGAGGAGCGCCGCGTCACGATATCCCGCGCCAAAACCACCATTGATTTTCCGGCTAACTTTATGCTGGTGGCAAGTATGAACCCGTGCCCCTGCGGTTAAGATAGCGCTGTCAATCAGTTACTTACCTACTTAAGGTAACAAATTGGTAACATTCAAAAACTTCCAATTATGATTACGAAGCTAAGGAAATAGCCTTTATTCTACTAAATTAAATAGCTAAAGAGACATTGCCCTATTCCTTAAAAATCCCCCTATCTTGAATCCTTTTGATTAAGCCTCGCCACCTAAATGTCACTTAAGTGTTAGGTATGATAAAACCTTTGGTATGGCTACCGCCGCTTGATGTATTTAGCGATATTTTGGCTCCCACCCTAAACAGTACATCTTTTCATGTTCTGGATATTTCTCAAACATGAAAAATTTTGCCTTGTGCTCGGTGTAGTATCTTTTTTTTGTTTGAAGTAATAATCTGCGAAATTGCTTAGCTTGTTGTCGTTTATCTTTTCTGTTGATAAATTTTTTTGAAGAATCTTTTACGGCATTATCAAATCTCCTTTTCATAGCACTTTGAGAAAATTCTTTGTCAAAGTAGTCTTGGTAAACATTTTTAAACATGCGTTCTGACCCGATATAGCCATACCCATTTGGAAGGTTGGGATTAGTTCTGTATAGAGCCTCAAGGGCAGTATCAAAATTTAAAGCACCTAAAAGTTCACTGTAGAAATTGTGGTATCTAATGTAAAGGTCGTTCTCTTCAATAAGGTTGAATGAACCTACAATCCCAGCAAATGGCGCAGGGCTTATGGGCTTAATCAGTTGCATTGCATAGCTCCCGTAGCATACAGCCATTGTTAAATATAGATTCCAAGATGAAGCAATATTTATTTTCGTAAAATATTTGTTAAGTTCTATCCAGCTTACTTGTCCAAAATTTAATGCTATTCCACTGCCTCCTTCAAGCCCATGAACTTCAAAGTGGATAATTGGCTTCACATTAAGTACTAAACAATCATGCTCAATATTTTGCAAAGCATTAAATAATTGTTCTTTGTCATCAACGTCAATTAATTCAGCGTCCTTGTCAGGATATTTGTATTTAAAGAATTGCAGCACTTCATTATAAAGTAATGTACCTGTTAATTTTTCCCTATCTGGATTAAGAGATTGTATTACAAAGATTTTGTTAAAATTCAAATGCATGTAATAGTTTGTTAAATGACGTTTTGAAAACTGCTTTGTAAGCATTTTAATAATATAAGTCGCAATTTATTAGAAGCTAAATAATCCTAACTTTAAGTTATAAGAACTGAACAAGTTATCATGAATGATTCAAAAAAGAGTGCTAATCCATGGGAGGCTTATAATTTCAAGACAGAAAATAATAGGACTAGTGATGTAACGGCTGCTGGTTTCTATGTTGAACACCTTTATATGTGGGCTGCTTTAGAAGCTTTTCTACAACATGATAAGGTCACCTTAAAGACCTTGAATTATGCTATGGCTAACAATGTACCTGAACATATAAATTGGGAAGTCCCCGTGACTGTTTCTCAAAACGTTATTCAGAAGATGATAAAGATAGGGTATATTAAAGCAGTAGATGTTCCAGGGGAATTGCCAGAGATTTTGCTTACGGAGATTGGTTTGAAAGCACTTCAAAATCAGACATTTCAATCTCTTTCCACCACTTCCTTTTTCAGTTATCAAACGCATCTTCTTAATGGAGAAATGCATATCCTAAGCAGGAACTCATACAGAACTAGTGTAGGTGTGGGAATCGTTGCTGTTCTATCACTTTTAGCTAGCATAGCGGCTACTCTTAAAGCTTTTGGAATTATTTAGGCGTACTTCTTTGTCAATTCCCCATTCAAAGTTGATTTCGCGACTGAAGGCTCTGTATTCATTTAATGCTCCTATCATTTCGTACTTGTAAGGTTAACGGTTGTTAACAGCCATAGCCCAGAATAACAAAATGACAACTAAAGCCTCACCGTGCATTTCATTCTCCCTCACAAAATTTAAAATCGGTAATTGAAAAGCGAGTAAAACAGGCTGGTTTTGGGGCGTTTTAAGGCGTTATGGGAGACTTTCAGGAAGCGTTAGTTTAGACCTTAGGAAAGCGTTTTAAAGCGGCTGTATGGCCTGTTAAACACTTATTCGCTCTGCTTTTGGCTGTGCTTCTACATCCTTTTCCCGCTTTATTTCCAGAATCTCTGTCACGCTCCAGTAAAGCACCAGCAGGAAGCCGCCGTAGATGATGACGCGGACAATGTTCTGGCGGAAGAACTTCTGGCGGGGGGGTAGTTCGTCAAATGGCTTCATGGTGGAGCAGCCTTTAAGATATGATGTTGCAGGAGGTTGTCTAGCTTAAAGCGTCACAAGGGCATGTGTCTTCTTTAACTCCGCCTGCAACTCCAAGGCAAATTGCAAGGCTAACTTCAGCCCTTGTTCACATTCATCGCTATTGACTTGCCGCAACCACTTCACTTCCACGTTGCAGTTGGCTACGTCCAGTTCGACGGCGATAAAATCCATATCTATCAAGCGGGTATTTACTAGCACTGCTGGAAGCTTGTTTTTCATGTGGCTCTTGTATTAGTCAGGCAGGATAAGGTAGCTATCCCCTTTGCTAATGAACTCGCCGCTTTTTACCGCTTCTACGTCCGCACACAGGTTGTGGTGCAGGTGCCGCACGATGTAAGAACTAACGCTTAGCTGCTGGAGAAGCAGGCACAGCTCTTCCAACCGTTGCAGGTAATGTTCATCATTATCTGTGTCGGGCATTGGCATGGCCAGCAGTTTGCCTATGGCTTGCAGTTGCGGAAATGCGTCACGGTGCTTTGAGATTGTCGCCTGCAGCTTGGCTAGGATGATGCTGCACTGTTGTTTCACGCCTTCGCTTTCTGGCGTATACATTACTTTGAGCATAGCAGTGATGATGTTTCATCAACCCAAAGCGAACGAATACAAGCTACAATACGAGCTGGCTAGGAGTGATAGGTGCAAACGCCTTACCCGTTGAGTTGGCAAAATAGCTTTGGCTAAGGCGCGGTATTGTAAAGATAATAAATTAACTAGTAAATGCCTTATTTGCAGATACTTTATCAATTAAAAGGTGCAAATGCCTTTTTAAACGTTCCTGCAAAAGATGCTTCAATCTGGAGCGGGAATTTAAAGGATTGAACTAACGATAAACTTGCCGCTGCCGTTCTTGCCCTCGGAGATGACGTTGGGTATGCCTTCACCGCCGTTGCCAAAGTAAAACAGCTTGCAGGCAATGGCACATTCGTTAAGAAAACTGCCATAGTCAAATGCTTTGTCTGCTGCTTTTGGTTGTTCTAAACTGACGTAAAAAAGCGTTGTGCTTCTTGTTTCATGTTCACGAAGTCCTTCCACTGTCATTCGTGCTTTTGCCCATGCCATTAACTCGTCGCCGTACATATCTTTTGTCTCTGCTTCAGCCCATTGCTGTGCATCTGCACGAAGCGTTGGTGTAAACAGGTCGTAGAAATAGGTAAAGCTATATTTTGGCTTGCCAGTATTTTTTGTCTTCGGCTCCACTTCGTCTGGCTCTGGCTCTTTGTACAGGTCTCTTCGCCACTGCTCCAACTCTTCCTGCGTCTCAAACGCGGCCAGTATAAAATTTGGGCTCTCGGGCATTATCATGTAGTACTTTGGATTCTCCAGACTGTACAGTTTTCCGTCTTTGACGTGTCCGCATCTGAAGCCTATTTCCCATTCTACTGCGGCGTAGCACTCTGTGCCACGGTTAATGTCGCGTGGGTTAATCTTTGCCATGTGATTTTAAATTTAAAATTGGTTAACGGATAGTTGACGTGTGCTGCGGTGGCCTTTGTGTTCAAAAAAGGGTTTAGCGGAAAAGCTTTGTTTCTGTGCCGCTACAGCTATGCAAAGGTACGAAAAAATGTATTCAAATAAGGTATTCCTTTAATGAATATTTTAGCATACCTTTGTAAGGCACTTAACAAGGTAGGCAAATGAGCAAAGTAGCATTGCTGGTAAGGGTTTCCACTAACGACCAGACGCATGACAGGCAAATAAAGGAGCTGAACGACTATGCCGCTGCCAACGGCTACAAGGTAGTTGATACAATCACTGAAACCGTGTCTGGAGCCAAGCGCAATGAAGAGCGGAAAGGTATTCAGCAACTATTGAAGCTGGCAAAGACCAAAAAGATAGACAAAGTGCTGGTGCATGAAGTCACACGCCTTGGACGTGACACGTCACAGGTGCTTGCCACGTTGGAAGACCTGCACAAACTCAAAGTGTCCGTGGTAGTGATGAACTACCAACTGGATACCCTGAAACCTAACGGCGAGGTAGATGGCATGGCTCAATTCCTTATCACAATCCTTGCCGATATTGGCAGAATGGAACGTGCAACGTTGGTAGAGCGGGTGAAGTCAGGCATGGCAGAAGCAAGGCGGCAGGGTAAGCACGTTGGCAGACCTGAAGGCTCCACAAAAGACGGTAGGGCTATGCTGAACGAGTACAAACAGGTTGTAAAATGCCTGAAGGAAGGGCAGACGGTCAGAGACACAGCAAAGCTTTGTGACGTTGGCGTGTCCACGGTTCAACGGGTAAAGAAGTTGCTGGTGGAAGCGGGTGAAGTAACCAGGGGGCGCTCGTAGCTTCCTGCACCTAAACCTATGGCCTGCCACGTTTACCCTGTTTTTCTGGAGGCGGCAAGTTCCAAGCAACACAGGCCATGCGCCTGTACGGTGAAGAGTAGGTGAAGCGGGTAAACTACGTAGTCGGTAAGTATGAAATTGGAGCAAATTACGTATAAATCACTTGCAATAGCTTCGTATACAGTAGCTTACATTTGCATCTCGTCTTTAAACTGAAGCTTATGGAGATAGGAAACGAGCCAATCACAACACAGGAACAGTATGAAGTAATAGCGTACCGCCTAGAGCACCTGAAGGACGCGGAGCCTGATACGCCAGAGGCTGAAGAGTTGAAGCGGCTGACAAGGTTGCTGGTAAATTATATTGTCAGAGGACTGAAAAAGCCTCAAAAGCAAGCCTATGTTGGCAGTATAAGGTAAGTCTCTTCCTGACTGGAAAGGAAGGTGTTGTTTTTCACCGATTCCACGTCTTCGCACAGGTTGTGGTGGAGGTGGCGGATAATGTAAGAACTTGTGCTTAACTCGTTCAGGTAGGAGCACAGTTCCTGAAGCCTTTGCACATAGTCTTCGTCGCTGTTGGCCTCTGGAAGGGTCATGCGCAGAAGCTTGCCGATGGCTTTCAATTGTGGGAAAGCCTCCTTGTACTTGGCTACTGTGGCCTGAAGCTTGGCAATGATAGTTTCGTACTGTGCCTTTACGCCGTCGCTGTCAGGCCTAATATACATCGCTTTGAGCGTCATAACTGGAGACGTTAAATAACCCAAAGCGCACGCATACAAGCTATGATACAAGCGGGCTAGGAATCAACTGGTGAGCGCGTCTTGCCTGTGGTTCTGTTCAAACTAGCTATCGGGCACGGCGCAGATAGTGCAGATACAAAAGCTTACGGATAACCGTTCAAAATAAACGTCTTTTATGGTAAACGTGTGGCCTGCCATGTTTAACCCTATATTCTGGAAGCGGTGAAGGGATGCACGTTCACCCTGAATTTATTAAATAATTTAATTTATTTAAAACGTCCCCTACACGGCAGAAAGCCTACGCATTGCCTTTAACAGCTAAAATACCCTCAAAATGTACTTCAAAACTTTCATTCCAATATCGCTTCCTTACAAAAACGCCTTGATGTAAACCTTACACCTTGCCTTTTGATACATATATGTGGCAGGTATAAACGCAAGGCATACAGCGGCTATATGGAAGTGGCAAAAAGCCTTTTTAATGCTTTCATGGCGCTTCTGGTTCTCGTTTTCACCGTGCCTAAAGGCAGGCCAAGATTTTCCGCTGTCTCGCTTTGGGTGTATCCGCCAAAGTACATCATATCAATGATCTGCCTTTGCTCTGGCTTCAGGGCCGATACCAGTTCCTCGATGCCGATGCACTCTGGATTTAAGGCTTTGCAGGCTACATGGCCTTCACAATAAGTA
Above is a window of Pontibacter akesuensis DNA encoding:
- a CDS encoding ABC transporter ATP-binding protein; translated protein: MKTYLRILQFAKPYSRFVPLYTLYTILGIIFGLFNFTLLVPLLDVLFGEVGQQEAVAMATGKPEFALNIEFFKEFFNYYFGQVILEEGRGGALLFVCIMIIVSVFLANVFRYLAFRIVGELRAHVVRNMRQTVYERITQLHLGYFGNERKGDLMTRLTVDIQEVESSVVNTLTVVVREPISIIAFFVLLFSMSAELTLFSLILLPISGGIIAGISKRLKRKAQQGQDSLSFILTIIDETLSGMRVIKAFNAEPFILDKFYDQNNRYARIQRSIAHKRDLASPLSEFLGVSVVAGLLLYGGTLVLNQESELSASEFITYIVLFSQVLVPAKAMSSAFSNIQRGLVSGDRVLQVIDTVPQVVDKPNAMVLPAFEDKIELRDVGFAYGDKPVLQHISVTIPKGKTVALVGPSGGGKSTLADLLPRFYDPTEGAILIDGHDIRDYTTQSVRAQMGVVTQESILFNDTIYNNIAFNKTDATEEEVIAAAKIANAHEFIIQTENGYQSMIGDRGGKLSGGQRQRISIARAILQNPPILILDEATSALDTESEKLVQEALTNLMKNRTSVVIAHRLSTIQHADHILVLQQGQIVERGTHEELQEQGGLYARLTQMQLTV
- the lpcA gene encoding D-sedoheptulose 7-phosphate isomerase, producing MNATTILAELRQAQEVLAAFLADDKNITAIEQAATAMADAVQNGGKILSCGNGGSMCDAMHFAEELTGRYRNERKAIPAISISDSSHISCVGNDYGYESIFSRYVEALGNSGDVLLAISTSGNSGNVIKAAEAARAKGVKVVGLTGKDGGKLAPLCDVEIRVPHMGYADRVQEIHIKVIHIMILLIEQQLA
- a CDS encoding recombinase family protein, coding for MSKVALLVRVSTNDQTHDRQIKELNDYAAANGYKVVDTITETVSGAKRNEERKGIQQLLKLAKTKKIDKVLVHEVTRLGRDTSQVLATLEDLHKLKVSVVVMNYQLDTLKPNGEVDGMAQFLITILADIGRMERATLVERVKSGMAEARRQGKHVGRPEGSTKDGRAMLNEYKQVVKCLKEGQTVRDTAKLCDVGVSTVQRVKKLLVEAGEVTRGRS